GGATAGATTGACCTATCAGacatatgtattttttttatttttctaattcTAGTTTCAAATGTGTTAACATTTTTTAACGAAACGAGTTAAATATATCAACACGAACACTAACTGTTTATGAAACAGATAATATAAAACTTGCTTATTTTATTGAGAAATTATGTTAACATTTAGATTGTTTGGTGAGGGtttttttttgtcctttcatagtCTTCATTCGTTTTACTTATTTAAACTTCTACATATATTCTTTCGTATTGTAAACTACTCCTATTACCACTAGTGTATCGATACCAATGTTGTACAAACAGCAAACCAAACCTGTGCCAACAATCAACCGAACAACATCGCTATTGGTACCTATATTCATATTTATGCGTCTTGGTTTGGTACGACCCGGCTTATGTAATTTTCAGTATTTCGAACTACCGTACCGGACCGGATTTATACTCATTAATACCTCCAAATTCTAAAATCCGTTAACAAAGTTGATGAATCCAAGCCCAAAACGTACTAGACTTGTCTAAACAGGCCCACAACTTAATAAACACTTCTTTAAAAGCCCAAAATCCACTCCTTATAAAAAAGCCCATTTCATAATTTACACAAACACCGGACCATTTTTTCGCGCCATCTTCTTTATTCATTTCCCTCCAACTAGCAAGAACCCTAGATCGCCATGGAAGACCAAATTAGAGCTGAATTCAGAAAGAACAACTTCGTTCTAGTCGAAGAAGAAGCAATACTGCAGAAATGTAACACAGATTTGCACTTATTTCCCtgtattttttaaaacatttttttatttttatgtttcgtGATATTGATTACTTTTCAATTTGTTTAACTGCGGTTCTTAGGTGTCACGTTTTGCATAAATTACAATCTCAGTCCGTCGGACCTTGTTTCGAGCTGGGATCTGTACTCTATCAACAGGTAATTATGTGTTCGATTTCGTTAGCTTCTGTATATGATTTCTGAATGTTAGGTGTTAGTTTTTTAGGCTTTTAGCGAAATTTGCTTCGTCACTGTTATTTAATAAGTTAGATATATTTTAACCTTGCTGCTATATGCAGTGATTTGAGCTTGTTTGACCAGTTTAGGACTTAGGTATAACacttaggctggagggtgtgggagGGGCTTTATCAACGCCATGTCACACAGGGGCTTTAAGGCCTCTCCCCTTAACTTGaagggtgtgggataaagcccctTCAAGCtatagccccccccccccccaccattTAACCAATCCTTCATCGATAAAGCCATTCAGTCTTCGTTACCATCTTGGTGAAACGACCATGGCGCCCCCTCCTTGAAGACAGCGGTGTGGGTGGTGGCGCCCTCCAGGCGCTATGGGAGGTGAGGTGGCCGCGGTGGCGCCTTCACACCCTCCGGCCTAGCTTAAAATCACAAAACTGTGTTGTATAGGTATAACATTTTCCATTTGGACATTTGGTACCACAAAAATTTGTTAAGTTTGAgattcggggggtcggccgccccctcccgcccacTAGAAGCTGCGCCAATGGGTAGGTAATACATGGAGTTTGACTGTGAGGGGGCTTGGTCTGTGTGtcagtttgtgtttgtgttaaCTATAGTTTGAGCATGCATTATTAAGAACGGCAATATGGTTGACGTTTTATAAGTAATTTAGATAGATGCCTGAGACGTCGAATGCGACCTAATATTTAAATTTTTGTATTCAATCAGTATGTTGTTAAAAAAACATTTGTGTAACATCATTGTCATGTCATTGACAATGTACACTTGTAGCGTCATGTATATTTTGATAAGCGGCCATTTGAATTTTTTAACAGAAACTGATGGTGGTGGTAACTGTTAAATTACAGTGAGTTGATTGTTAAAGTACGGAAAACACAATTGGTTTTTATTTGTCTTGCTATATGCATTTGTTTAAGATTCTACTCAGTTAAAGAGATTTTTTCTCTACTAAGATGTTAGATTTGTATCACAGGGGATTAAACTAGTGCAGAAAAATGATGAAATCGACAGTCGTATATTACAAAGGACTGTGTCATTGTATAACCGTATATTCATCTTCAATGTTTAACAATGTAATATATGTCACCTGGGAGGCTGCCTTAACAGGATTTTGTTTAAACAAGTTACGTTctgtattttttttatgttttaagatACTCTATTTTTGCTTATGGGTACAGTTCCTTACATGCCTGGAATTAAGATCGTATTTATGTTTATGCCTTTTTACCAAGTTAACCAAGGAAGTATGTCTCTTGAGGATGTTAAGGTTGTATATATATGTTTTTGACAGACAGCTAGAATTAATAGTATCAGACGCTCATATGGATGCATTCAGACAGCAACTACAAAGTGAACAGAAACAGGCTATTATTGAAAAAGAGCAAGGGCTACACTCATACACAGATGTCACGATGTAAGCTTTTTATACAGCCTGAATCTTGTGCTTCTTATTtgattgtttttcttttatactCATTAATATCTGGACCTACATTATAGCCTTTTCTTGTCGTTTGTCAAAAAATTGTGTGAATGAGATGCAATTAACAACCTCGAGTTTTACCATAGGGAGATTGACGATGATAATGAAGATGCTAAAGAGGTGGTCCCCGCTTCTCCAACTGTTCAAAAAGACGTTAATTTAGATTCTTTTGACGTGACGCCTCTCACAAATGGGAAAATACATTCTTTGGGGAGACCTTTAGAACTAGTCACGCCATTTGGGCAACGAAAGGACAAATTTGTGGTACACTCCACACTCAATAACCTACCCACAGTCGATGATATTAAAAAGGAACACGGTGAAGAGAATTCCGACGATGATGTCATCAAAAGGGTACAACCCATCAAAAGGTGTTCGCTTGAAATTATTGGTTCCCAGCCTGCACGGGGATGTAGGTACATGTATGACAGGATAGAAGATAAGGTAAAACCgtaaattttaattcatttgATTGCTTTTGGCCACCTTGTTCATAAATTTTGAGGACTAATTATGTTGTTTTTGGCAATTAGTTCAATTATCTTGAAGATCGGATCATGAAATATTCAGAAGCACTGGTTGCATCCCAGCTTTATGATGAACTTGTGGATCCTTCTGTTGCTTCACAAGTaattcttttctcttttttttcaatCAATTTAGCAGTTTTTAGCTGTGACACATTTCTTGTATTTGTTATAATCTTTCCAGAAAACTATATTCTCTGTTGGCATGATTTGCTGTGAAGAAGAAGGCCGTTTAAAGGAAAAACCAATCATGCTCCAAAGCAGGTACATTTCAACTTTGAGACACATCATTGCGATGTATCTTTTTCTCTTTTGTTCAACTTTTCGGAGGTGGTAAACGGGTGGGTCGGTTCATGGTTTGAAGTTTGAACCGATTATCCTGTGCGGGTTGATCATATCATTCATATGGCCTCTACTTTGGTTTTTACCTGTTTAAACAGTGTTGAGCATTCCGGAGGACAACGTGTGCGTCTTGAATTACAAAAATTGGAGCAGTTTTCTATTTTCCCAGGCCAGGTATACAGTACCTTATAACGGAAAAACATTAAACTGaaacatattaaaataaattcAAATGGTGCATTTGACAGGTGGTGGGTGTTGAAGGTCATAACCCCAGTGGACACTGTCTGATTGCAACAAAAATCGTAGATTACGTACCATTGTCGGTTCCTGATGATACTTTTCGTGAAACGAAGAGACAAGCTGTGGATCAGGATAACCAGCTTGTTGATCCATCTGATGTGTCATCAGATCTATCACTGGTGGGTAAGCTTGTTATTCAGGAGACTAATTGCCTCTTCTGACCTGTTTGGCGTTTACTTATGAAGGGACTGATTTGGGTTGTGTTTTATTAACACGTCAAATGGGTCGAACGGGTTGATAGTCATCAAAAGTGTATTCTGATGGCATAAACTTCCTACATCATTTATGCAAAAAGTTATGTTATTATTAAAATATTTCAGTTTTGAAATCATATTTGACACTTTGATAATATATTTTTGAGGAAAATGTCatttttcgtccctgaggtttggctacaATTTTCGTCCAatggtttgtttttccacatccaaaaggtttaaaatcttgccagtttcatccagctcgttaactccatccgattttttccttttttgttaactttttaGGGGTATtcagtctttttacataaagtgaaaaagaccaaattgccctttaaattaacaaaaaagacggaaatacccttgacttaatGGAGAAAATGGATGTtgttaacaagccggatgaaaaaggcaacatttcaaactttttggatccaaatacggaaaaacaaacctttggacgaaagtcgcaaaactggtcaaacttcagggacaaaaatgacattttttAAAAACTTTGGACAAAATATGTAACCCAACATGTAATAAAATTTTATCTGTATTGGCCCACACATTTTTCACCTCTACATAAAACTTTCTTCTAGGGTCTGATTCTGTAAATTTTACTTGTCACTTTGATCAGATTATTGCTTCGGGTCCTTTTACCACAACTGATAATTTATTCTTTGAGCCTCTATCTGATCTTCTAACATATGCACGACGAAAGCAGCCCCAGTTGCTTGTACTGGTGAGAATTAGCAACTTTTTTAAATTTAATCGTGTAATATCTCGAAGTTCTTCTCAAGAAGTTAGCCCGATATTTAAATTTCTTTACAGTTAGGACCGTTTATCGATTCTGAACACCCCGAGATCAAGAAAGGAGCTTTAAACAAGACCTATGATGAATTATTCCGTCTTGACGTTcttaaaagggtaagattgtcTAAATTGCTTTCCTGTTTTACCCCTTGAGAATTTTATTGCTCGCTTTAACTTGCCTTTATATGATAATAATACTTCTGTAGCTACAAGATTATGTGGAATATATGGGTTCTGCTGCACGTGTGATTCTGGTGCCATCGGTACGTGATGCACATCATGATCATGTTTTTCCTCAGGTGATTTATAGCTAATGAAATATTTTAATacttttatcagagtaaaatgccattttcttccttgaggtttggccagttttgtgactttcgtccaaaggtttgtttttttttgaatatggatccaaaaggtttgaaatattGCCATTTTCAGCCGGTTCGTTAACTCCACCCATTTTTCTTccttaagtcaggggtattttcgtcttttttgttaacttaaaaggcaattcggtctttttcactttatgtacaagcatttagcataatgtacaagtattgaaaagaccgaattgccctttaagttagcaaaaaaaaaaatgaaaatacccgtgacttaacggagaaaaatggatggagttaacgagccggatgaaaatggcaagatttcaaaccttttgaatccagaCGTGGAAAAACAAACcgttggacgaaagtcgcaaaactggccaaacctcggggacgaaaatggcattttactctttttatcGTTTAGAAATTTGTCACTAAAGTCTTGGTTATGGTATCGTTCTCGCTCTGCAGCCCGCCTTTGATATCAATCTAGCTGATATAAATGATCAGGTACAATTTCTATTTCTTTTATGCACGTAAGTTACTTTGGGTGGCTATACTAAGTTACTGAATTTCATGTTCGTTATTATTTTACGCAGATTACTTGCATTACAAATCCCGGAATCATTTCAGCAAATAAGGTAACTCCATGTTTATGAACACTTTATTATAACTTATAAGCAAGTGCTCTcaaggctttttttttttttaaaattcaatTAAACTTACCTTTTATTGATATAAAAGGTGAAAGTAGGCTGCTGCAGTGTGGATGTACTGAAACAACTTAGTACAGATGTGGTGTCGCGGGGGATCAAGAATCGAATGAATACGCTAACAAACCACCTTCTGAGCCAACGCAGGCACGTTTTTTCGATATGACAATTTACCATCGAGATACTTTTTTCTCATACTATATTTACTAGAGGCTGCAATTTCGACTCATTTACTTTTGAATACAGTTTCTATCCGCTATACCCACCTGCGGAAGACACTCCTGTGGATTTATCACTCGCCCCAGAAGCTTTTCAAATGTCGGTTATTCCAGATGTTCTCATCGTCCCTTCAGACTTGACGCAGTTTGTGAAGGTAATTCACCAAACCATAATCACAATATCGAAatctctttatttattttttaatatttcttGCATCTTTAATAATTACTGTTGATGTATACAAAAAAACGTATGTATAGGTTTTGAGCCTTGAGGGAACGAGTGAAGTGAAATGCATATGTGTGAACCCAGGAAGATTAGCTAGAGGTGAAGGCGGTGGTCATTTTGTAGAAGTTAATTTCCATGGTAGTCCTGATTCTTCGTCTGCTTCGGTTATTCGAATATAGAAGAATCCTCGAGCAAAAGTCAGCTGAAAGTATTACAGTTTCGGTAGCAAGAACATCAATTAGTTCCAGAATGTTTTTAAATTCTTGCTATTTTTTAATGTTTCCAGGACAACTATTTTATGTGTAACAAGTTAGTATCAAGTTGTAATTAATATTGCTTGAGTAAGTTATACTGATTGTGTTAAGGCCATAATTCGCTTCTGTTCTCGACTATTTAGAAACTTTGGATATGTCTCAACTATTCTCTTTTGACTATTAGATTTGGTTTTATGGTTACTTTCTGGTTACATACACACTTGAGAGTTCCGTACATAACTAACAATGAGTATATATTGAGTACAGAATTTGTAAGAATAACATTACATATAAGTATGTACTTACTACTTTAAACCTGatataaacattttttttacaaaaaaaaacataaaattgtATACAATTGTTTTTTAAAGATGATGGGGCTTGTTCACGGTTATGATATATTCTGATAGACAGCGATGAATTACTGGATAAATTATAGGAAATCTAATAATTAGGTTGATTactttttctttattatttatttgtttcctttttctGTAATGTTCTATGTATAGAACTTTATGTTTTGTATTTCAATTCAATCAATAACAATTCAAATTCTGTGATTTATCTTTGGTATCAACGCCTTTTTTTTCTAACCCTAAAACAACCTGCAGCCGGCTCCTTTTCCTACCCCTACCTTCCCTTCCCCTCTTCTTCTTTCAATCAACAACAAACCACCCAACTACCTTCatgtaacgctccgcatttttGTACTTTTCGTATTTATAAAGTGTAatcgtatttttatttttttggaaacttgtaatcATATTGTATTCGTATTTCGTTTCCAACTTTGTAATCCGAGGctttgatcataatgaaattcgCCAACTAGATGTTCAAAATTCTTTTCTTCACGACGAATTAAAGGATGATGTTTATTTACGCCAACCACCTGGCTTTATTGATGCATCCAAACCTGATCATGTCTGCTTGCTGCATAAGTCCCTCTACAGACTCAAACAGGCACCACGCACATGGTTTGAACGCCTCAGTAACACTTTGCATCATCTGGGTTTCACTGGCTCCAAAACGGATCCCTCACTCTTTATTCTTAACAATGGTGGAACTTTGGTTTATGTTTTAGTCTATGTAGATGATATTAGCAACAGCACTAATGCTATTAATGATGTTATTACAAACTTGGGCACCTCCTATGCAATCAAAGACTGGGAGACCTGCACTATTTTCTGGGTATTGAAGTTATTCGTCATGGCAGCCACTTAATTCTCTCCTAGCAAAAATATATTTCTGACATGATCCAGAAGGTAGGTTTGTCAGATTGCAAACTAGTTCCCTCTCCTATGAGTACCTCTCAGATTCTCACTCACAATGACAGTCCAACTCTTGCTGACCCAATCAAGTATCGTAAAAAGTGGGGGCTCGTCAGTATGCTTCCTTATCCAGACCTGACATTAGTTTTGTTGTCAACAAAGTATGTCAGTATATGCAAACTCCCACTGAAAACCATTGGTCGGCTGTTAAGCGGATATTACGCTATCTGAAAGGTACTTCTCATTTTGGCCTTTTTATTCGTCATGGTTGGGGTTCCACCTTACATGCCTATACCGAAGTCAACTAGAACTCAACTTTGCGAACCTTTTCTGATGTTGATTGGGTTGGCTGTCCCGATGATCGTCGCTccaccgggggggggggggggggggggggttgccaTATGCTTGGGATCGAACCTCATCTCATGGAATGCTAGGAAGCAACACACAGTATCTCGCCCTTCTACCGAGTCTGAATATAAAGCCATGGCTGACACTGTGGCTGAATTAACATGGCTAGAGGCCCTTTTACAGGAACTTGGAATTGCCTCAACAGTCACTCCTACGCTTTGGTGTGACAACTTAGGTGCCACGTACTTGTCTGCTAATCCTGTTTTCCATGCTAAGACAAAGCATGTTGAGTGTGATTATCATTTTGTTGGTGTGACAACTTAGGTGCCACGTACTTGTCTGCTAATCCAAGTTGCAGGTCGTTCCCCGCCCTCAACTTGCGGGAGGATGATAGACAATGATGAATTACTGGATAAATTATAGGAAATCAAATGATTAGATTGACTACATTTTccttattatttatttgtttcctttttctGTAATGTCCTATATAGGACTTTATGTTTTGTATTTCAATTCAATCAATAACAATTCAAATTCTATGATTTATCTTATTTACATGACTTTATATTCCTAAAGTAGTAAAATTTAAAAATACGTGTTATACGACTCGTTTCAAGTTTTAAACTATAAACCGAACTGTGAACCGTCAACCccaaaaaaaccgaaacatgtAAGCGAATCAGTGGATTGTTCTTAAGAGTCTAAGCGAAATGAAAGGATAAGAGTTTAGAGTGAGAATGAGAGAAGTGGACTTACTTTGGGCTGAACAAGACTCTCCTTTTATAGGCAGATTGCTCTGCCCAAGGGAGCCTTGTGTCAGCTGGTACCTTCTAGTCTTGGTAAGCTTATCCTCCCCTGACGTTGCTTGCAGGGTTAGCCTTGTCTCTTTGGGTAAGATTCAGGTTTGTGTGTCTCGATGACACCTTTATGTGCTTTAGGGAGAAGTCTAATCAGTTTGACTTGCTCATGAGTTCAAGTTCCAAGATTGTACAGTAACTTTAGGTCCCTGTCACCAACCGTTGGTGCATTAGTTTCTCGCTGGGAACTTCCAGTTCCTGACTTTGAGCTTCTTGGTTTCAGTTTATGTTTAGTATTCTTTATTGTTTATTTGCGATTGTTATTAACCTTGGTTTTGCTGACTGTGATCTCCGAGTACACACGTCATCATATATATTTACAAATTGTGTTcgtcattaaaaaaaataattaaagcgGAAATACTGTGTTTTTGAACAAATATTTAAATTGGATTAAAACTATATGTTTATGAGAAAATAAGTTGTCCCTAATTAATAAAGaacatatatatttaataacTTGTGAATTGGTTAGCATGGCTTTGGAACGTCCTTCCGGCAATGAGGCTGGTATACgtggaaatgaaatgaaatgaaattgtATTCTCTTTTGTTGCTTATACACTGAAACCATCATCCTCTCCTCCTTCCTTTGGCTTTATAATATTCAGATCTCAATTCAATTCATTTGATTATCTTTCTTTCAAAAACATGAGATTGATGGGTGAACGGTCAGGATCCACATCAACCGGGGATTCATCAAATGTTCACATGAATTACCCTCTCCTTTCTGCCCTTCTCGCCTTCGCTTTCGCCCAGTCCATTAAGGTCTTCACCACCCGGTAATTCTCATCTCtcattattgttttttttttacattattTACGGTTAGTTTGAATGTGTATGATTAGATCTTTTGTGAATCGGATGACGTCATTGGTGTTTCTGCATGCATGATGATATTGCTATGTTTTGAAAGACATTTTGTAGTACTTATGTAGTtgttagttttattattattatgtttccTAAGAATGTTAAAACTGTCGTAGATATGCAGGTATAAGGAAAAACGATGGGACGTTAAGCAACTTTTGGGATCAGGTGGCATGCCGTCATCTCATTCTGCAACCGTCTCTGCTCTTACTGTTGCTGTTGGATTTCAAGATGGTGTTGCTGGTACTACGTTTGCAATTGCCCTCATATTAGCTTGTGTTGtacgatctctctctctctctctctctctcgtttttaTATATGCTATTGTTTATAATCTACAAGTATTGTTACCTcaaaaaaatatgttaattgTTATGTTCTGGAACATAGCTTAGTCAGTCGTCATTGATCTTGTAATTTATTATTATCAAACGAAATATAAAAGGCGAACATGtctcaacaaacaaacaaacaaactcccaTTACCTTTCTGCTATTTGTTTGATGAAAAAGATATGATGTTACAGCTAGTAATCTCTTATGAAACGGATCGTGTTGTGACAGGTAATGTATGATGCAACTGGTGTACGGTTGCAAGCTGGACGCCAAGCAGAGGTTTGAACCTTTTATGCATTAGAAGAACAATGCCATAATTACTGTAATAATTTTTTATGCATTAAACTGTCAGCTTTTGAATCAACTCGTATATGAACTTCCTGCCGAACATCCATTGGCTGATACCAGACCACTGCGTGAACTTCTTGGTCACACCCCTCCACAggtcagaaaaaaaaaacatgcctTAAATAGAAACATTTAAAGTTATAAAACATTTGTGGGGTTGGATTATAATGATGTTTCTTAATAGGTTGCTGCTGGTAGCTTACTGGGACTTGTTACAGCTGGAATTATTCACTTAATCTCACATGTTAATTGACCTCTGCAGTGTTATTGTTCTCTATGATGAACAATACATTATTCTTTTTATATCCTTCATTCTTTTCATGTACATTCTTGACGATCGGAAAAATAATGCTATATTATTTTTTAAGCATCATGGTTTTTaagaaaacaatataaataaatTCTTCCTATAACTTCTGAGAGCAGGCCACTGCTTCGCTAATTACAAAAGTGGAATGACAAAATTACCCTCCTAACTTGGATTTAAGGCGTATATCTAACTAGATGTGATAATCCAACTATGAACAAGCTTACAAGCATCATGGCAATCTCTCGTATGTAAATACTGTTGTTCGGCCCAAAACAAAGAGAACGAGAGACAACTCGATAAAGAAAATTGTGTTTATCAGACTGCGATCCACGGTCCAACCGTACAAAGTAATCCCTCCAGGATTGTTCTGCAGATACATCACTGCACAAAGTTCAATATCATATATCAGAAGGTGTGAATTTAAGAACTCTAAATCAAAAGTTTGGCCTAAAAAGTCAACCATTGTCCCCTCATTGTCAACTTTATGCCCAGAAAACAATATAGAGTAAGACAAAACCGAGAATAAAGTACAGTTAGTGTTCGATTCGTGTGTGTTAATGTTTGTCTTTTATACTTGGCTATCCATAGATGTGGCAACTTTGACCTGTTTACTTATGAATGAGTTGATTCAGGTCATGTTCTTATCTCTAATGGGTCAATCGGGTTGAAAGTGGTCCAAAGTGTATTTCTAATGTATATCGCTTCCTAAATCACTTTATTAAACGAAACAGATTAATACCGTAATAATATTATGTGTTGTAAGTAACTAATATTATGTATTGTTaacaggggcggacctaggtgAAGCCCAGggtgggtgggcgggcgcaccccttgaaaaaaagtTAGTGTATTTAAGGCAAAAAAACCCAACCGCACCCCCTGAAAATATGCTTGAACCACTCTTCCgcacccccaacaaatagttTCTGGGTCCGCCATTGATTGTTAACACAAATTATTTAGAAAAACCGGTGTTTTGGGTCATAACACTTACTAATCTTCATTTTGAAATTCAAGACCATGCCTCTATCCGCCGAGGTCTAATTGTGTTCATCAATCAAACATATTGTGGTGTTTGTTTTTacggtttagggtttagggtttgtGATATGCTTACCAAATGCTTGTCTCCTATGGTACGAAGACAAATAAGAAGCCAGTTGCGTGCTAGTAGGAAGTGAGCTATAGTTCATCGCCTCCAAATCACTTTCCGAAGAGACATCACTTATCGGTACATTAGGAAGTCTCATGTTTGAAGTATCATCCAGACCACACGATGCCAAAGCATGCCACCTAGTTGCTAACGCCGCAACGCCTTGAGCTCGGTGGGAAATCTTCGCAGCAGCGTTTAAACAAAGAATCAACCCCACAACTTGTGCGATAGATGACACCTGGCATACACAAAGATATACTCAAAATATGTAATATTGAATAATCAGAATGGTTCGGAGTTTTCTTTAGACTTACTGCAAAATCGCCGCCATTTATGAACGTTACTTTATTACCGAACTCAGTGATTTGAAATAGCATTGCGAATTGGCTGGATGTGACAACGGAAAACACAAGAAGGAGATAAATTCTGAACCTATGACTTATCTTTGATAGATCATGGCGTAAACGGGCATGTTCTTCTATTAATACCAAAACATCGGGTTCTGTATCCAAGAGTCTTCCATAATCGTCAAAATGAATAATTTGCAAATAACAGACCAAATGGAAGACTAGACATGACGATAAATAGATGAAGTTTACGTATGCCCATGAAAAAGTCAAGGCTACTAGAATGCCGAAAGACTTCCACCATGATTCTTGGTGCATGTATGTCACACGAATGAATTCGCGTGTAATCTTCAAGAACAGACATGGTAGAACCCACAGTACAAACAATCGTATAGACTCCTGTCGGAAAGAAAAGATTTTTTTAAATCTCTTTAGTTTATGATTGCTTAATTTTGATTGTTCAATATCAAACAATCACTATTGAAATGAACATCCaaacaaacccccccccccccccaaaatgCTAAAATCATCATTTCCATCTTCTTGCCAATTTCCAAAAGATCAACAGTTTTCAAGTGCAAAGTACATTGGTTTTATACTTGGTATTACAAAGCGTGTGGTGCTCCATTGCGTTTTGATCCCAAAAGCCGATGGATGCTCGAAGACCAAGCATCACATATGCAAGGCATTCGTTATTAAAAAAGatactaaaataaatattattagataaaattttaacttttaaAAACCAAAATACAAGATATTCTCATCATCTTGGTGAGATTTGTTCACGCGATGGTCTAATTTGTTCAAATACGCAAACCCATGGCTTAATCGATGGTCGGATTTGTTCAATCTAGCGTCTGAATTTTTCAATTATATTTGAAAAACTCATAGACCCGTTGCAATCAATATTCTACTTTGTTCAAATACTAGTAAACTGCATAAGTCACCGCATAAGACAACATCACGCATCAGATCGCATCACATGCGCACGTTGTAGCGATGCGATCTCATCACCACATCATGTGATGCCCACACTA
The Helianthus annuus cultivar XRQ/B chromosome 6, HanXRQr2.0-SUNRISE, whole genome shotgun sequence genome window above contains:
- the LOC110865175 gene encoding DNA polymerase alpha subunit B: MEDQIRAEFRKNNFVLVEEEAILQKCVTFCINYNLSPSDLVSSWDLYSINRQLELIVSDAHMDAFRQQLQSEQKQAIIEKEQGLHSYTDVTMEIDDDNEDAKEVVPASPTVQKDVNLDSFDVTPLTNGKIHSLGRPLELVTPFGQRKDKFVVHSTLNNLPTVDDIKKEHGEENSDDDVIKRVQPIKRCSLEIIGSQPARGCRYMYDRIEDKFNYLEDRIMKYSEALVASQLYDELVDPSVASQKTIFSVGMICCEEEGRLKEKPIMLQSSVEHSGGQRVRLELQKLEQFSIFPGQVVGVEGHNPSGHCLIATKIVDYVPLSVPDDTFRETKRQAVDQDNQLVDPSDVSSDLSLIIASGPFTTTDNLFFEPLSDLLTYARRKQPQLLVLLGPFIDSEHPEIKKGALNKTYDELFRLDVLKRLQDYVEYMGSAARVILVPSVRDAHHDHVFPQPAFDINLADINDQITCITNPGIISANKVKVGCCSVDVLKQLSTDVVSRGIKNRMNTLTNHLLSQRSFYPLYPPAEDTPVDLSLAPEAFQMSVIPDVLIVPSDLTQFVKVLSLEGTSEVKCICVNPGRLARGEGGGHFVEVNFHGSPDSSSASVIRI
- the LOC110865174 gene encoding uncharacterized membrane protein YuiD, yielding MRLMGERSGSTSTGDSSNVHMNYPLLSALLAFAFAQSIKVFTTRYKEKRWDVKQLLGSGGMPSSHSATVSALTVAVGFQDGVAGTTFAIALILACVVMYDATGVRLQAGRQAELLNQLVYELPAEHPLADTRPLRELLGHTPPQVAAGSLLGLVTAGIIHLISHVN
- the LOC110865173 gene encoding uncharacterized protein LOC110865173, coding for MSNHPSTQTQQQESKQETPLLVTYQETHLDRSLQSLKLYLSSLGFDQSSVLRCGICWVVFFVIGVVIPVVILLLTANCLSCNQYQIKGFELVIVASHACLAAVALLCLSHNLRKYGIRKFLFVDQYNGHVERFSKEYIQMISESIRLFVLWVLPCLFLKITREFIRVTYMHQESWWKSFGILVALTFSWAYVNFIYLSSCLVFHLVCYLQIIHFDDYGRLLDTEPDVLVLIEEHARLRHDLSKISHRFRIYLLLVFSVVTSSQFAMLFQITEFGNKVTFINGGDFAVSSIAQVVGLILCLNAAAKISHRAQGVAALATRWHALASCGLDDTSNMRLPNVPISDVSSESDLEAMNYSSLPTSTQLASYLSSYHRRQAFVMYLQNNPGGITLYGWTVDRSLINTIFFIELSLVLFVLGRTTVFTYERLP